Part of the Haloterrigena salifodinae genome, GAACTCGACGAAATCGACAATACGATCCTCGATATGCTCGCAGAGGGGCGCTGCACGCAAGGCTACATCGTCGATCAAACGGAGATTCCCCGCTACAAGGTCCATGAGCGGCTCAAGATGTATGGAGTGGCCGGCTACGCGAAGAAAT contains:
- a CDS encoding ArsR family transcriptional regulator, which produces MGATDLEDMELDEIDNTILDMLAEGRCTQGYIVDQTEIPRYKVHERLKMYGVAGYAKKLHDNTALWELINDPREEGDDDGE